A single Lactuca sativa cultivar Salinas chromosome 8, Lsat_Salinas_v11, whole genome shotgun sequence DNA region contains:
- the LOC111902734 gene encoding uncharacterized protein LOC111902734, whose protein sequence is MRLSVLASNIQETTTFAKWILDIGKGKVGGLNDGEAIIDIPDDLLIVDSTNPIGSLIEFVYPYIVENVKNPIYFQERAILTPKNEVVQEINERLLKLFSGAQHEYLSLDILSHADFVHDNIDETLYSPDVLNGLRPSGMPIHKLVLKVGVSVMLLRNIDQKSRLCNGTRLRVIALGKRVIEAEIISGSNIGNHTFIPRMSLTHSNKRIPFIFKR, encoded by the coding sequence ATGAGGTTAAGTGTTCTCGCATCCAATATTCAAGAAACGACAACTTTTGCAAAATGGATTTTGGATATAGGAAAAGGAAAGGTTGGTGGTTTAAATGATGGAGAGGCAATTATTGATATTCCTGATGATCTTCTCATTGTTGATTCTACTAATCCTATTGGTTCATTAATTGAATTTGTCTATCCTTATATCGTTGAAAATGTCAAGAATCCGATTTATTTTCAAGAAAGAGCAATCCTTACACCTAAGAATGAAGTCGTTCAAGAGATTAACGAGCGTTTGTTAAAATTATTTTCAGGAGCCCAACATGAGTATTTAAGTTTAGATATTCTTTCACATGCAGATTTTGTTCATGATAACATTGATGAAACTTTATACTCTCCTGATGTTCTAAATGGTCTTAGACCTTCAGGTATGCCAATTCATAAGTTGGTATTAAAAGTTGGTGTTTCAGTTATGTTACTAAGAAATATTGATCAAAAATCCAGATTGTGCAATGGAACAAGGCTACGGGTTATTGCATTGGGCAAACGTGTTATAGAAGCTGAGATAATATCTGGAAGTAATATCGGAAACCATACGTTTATTCCAAGAATGTCTTTGACGCATTCGAATAAAAGGATTCCTTTCATATTTAAAAGATGA